From Cognatishimia activa, one genomic window encodes:
- a CDS encoding GcvT family protein, which translates to MKSRTKVAVIGGGIAGCSTLYHLVQEGWTDVVLIERDELTSGTTWHSAAQVTNFGMNQTMVGLKSYSIALYKTLRDDADYPVGYHHGDGGIRLANTEAQMQGYRHFASMARGMGVEYEILDAEECARRHPLISTDNLLGGLWDGEDGDIDPAQLCQALAVHARRAGAEVYRHTAVTALTQKSDDTWTVETTNGTIDADIVVNACGYRVNEVGAMMGVHHPVASMEHQYFVTEDIPAIIDAGHRMPLLRCPISDYYSRQEKNGLLVGFYEQDCKTWGMDGISPSFANDLCPDDLDRVMEVLEGAFERMPVLAEVGIKRIVNGPITYTIDGTPLVGPIPGKKNAFCIIGLRAGLGEGGGHGWLLSQQIVHGEACYDTWCIDPRRFTGHANVELTALKAIEDYQNEFRFHFPHEHRPAGRPAKTTPLTPIFAAEGAEFTVVNGWERVDYIKPKPDFHPSLSFGFDETFDVVASEVKNIQTNVGLCEVNGFNRLEITGADRHQFMDRLICGNVPKRAGRVGLGYLLNHQGMIKCEATIANIPATDRGPDRIWYGSAAASEYHDMDWLTSHLKAEEDVQIKSLTKDQTILVLAGPKARQVLSACSRADWSKEAFPWLSVRECFIGIAPATVMAVSFSGELAYEIHVPNASLYAAYLALRDAGKAHGLSLFGARAVDSMRMEKGFLHWKADLLTEFDPFETGLSRFVNLEKSDFIGKAALLERQKAGPQRKLVTLSVNSTTQPAHGGASVMVDGSVVGTVTSGEWGHRTGLNLAYGFVEPDLSRVGQALKIDLCGDLVDAEVVAKAQYDPEFDLLRN; encoded by the coding sequence ATGAAGTCTCGCACGAAAGTTGCCGTCATTGGTGGCGGGATCGCTGGGTGTTCAACACTGTATCATCTGGTGCAGGAGGGTTGGACCGATGTTGTCTTGATCGAGAGAGACGAGCTGACGTCAGGGACAACATGGCACTCTGCGGCGCAGGTGACGAATTTTGGCATGAACCAGACGATGGTCGGCCTGAAATCCTACTCGATCGCGCTTTATAAGACGTTGCGCGATGATGCAGACTACCCGGTGGGCTATCATCATGGCGACGGCGGCATACGCCTCGCCAATACCGAAGCACAGATGCAGGGCTACCGGCATTTCGCATCCATGGCCCGCGGTATGGGCGTGGAGTATGAGATTTTAGATGCAGAAGAATGTGCGCGGCGACATCCTTTGATTTCCACCGACAATCTGCTTGGTGGGCTCTGGGATGGTGAGGACGGCGACATTGACCCGGCGCAGCTCTGTCAGGCGCTGGCGGTTCACGCGCGCAGGGCAGGGGCCGAGGTCTACCGGCATACGGCTGTGACCGCTTTGACGCAGAAAAGTGATGACACCTGGACCGTGGAAACCACAAACGGGACGATTGATGCGGATATCGTGGTCAACGCCTGTGGCTACCGTGTCAATGAAGTGGGTGCAATGATGGGGGTGCATCATCCGGTGGCTTCTATGGAGCACCAGTATTTCGTTACCGAAGACATTCCAGCCATCATCGACGCTGGCCATCGCATGCCGCTCTTACGCTGTCCGATCTCAGACTATTATTCCCGTCAGGAAAAGAACGGCTTGCTTGTTGGGTTCTATGAACAGGACTGCAAAACTTGGGGCATGGACGGCATCAGTCCAAGCTTTGCCAATGATCTTTGCCCGGATGATCTGGATCGTGTCATGGAGGTGCTGGAGGGCGCGTTTGAGCGGATGCCTGTGTTGGCTGAGGTGGGTATCAAGCGCATTGTGAATGGTCCGATCACCTACACAATCGATGGTACCCCGCTTGTCGGCCCAATTCCCGGAAAGAAAAATGCATTTTGTATCATAGGCTTGCGTGCAGGGTTGGGTGAGGGCGGGGGCCATGGCTGGCTGCTGTCACAGCAGATCGTGCATGGCGAGGCCTGTTATGACACCTGGTGCATCGACCCGCGCCGGTTCACTGGGCATGCCAACGTCGAATTGACCGCGTTGAAGGCCATTGAAGACTATCAGAATGAGTTTCGCTTTCATTTCCCACATGAACATCGCCCAGCTGGGCGGCCTGCAAAGACAACGCCTTTGACGCCGATCTTCGCTGCGGAAGGGGCTGAGTTCACGGTTGTGAACGGCTGGGAACGCGTTGATTACATCAAGCCAAAACCGGATTTTCATCCAAGTTTGAGCTTTGGTTTTGACGAGACTTTTGACGTAGTTGCGTCCGAAGTTAAGAACATTCAAACCAATGTCGGTCTCTGTGAAGTCAATGGTTTCAATCGCTTAGAGATCACAGGTGCTGATCGGCACCAGTTTATGGATCGCTTGATCTGCGGAAACGTCCCAAAACGGGCAGGGCGTGTGGGTCTCGGTTACCTTCTGAACCATCAGGGTATGATCAAATGCGAAGCAACGATTGCCAATATCCCTGCCACTGATCGCGGCCCGGATCGGATTTGGTACGGCTCAGCTGCCGCCAGCGAATATCATGACATGGATTGGCTCACATCACATCTGAAAGCTGAAGAAGATGTTCAGATCAAAAGCCTGACAAAAGATCAAACCATCTTGGTTCTCGCTGGTCCCAAAGCCCGTCAGGTGCTGTCAGCTTGTTCCCGTGCAGATTGGAGCAAGGAAGCCTTTCCTTGGCTCTCTGTGCGCGAATGCTTCATTGGGATTGCACCAGCCACTGTTATGGCTGTGAGTTTTTCTGGCGAGCTGGCTTATGAAATCCACGTCCCAAATGCATCGCTCTATGCGGCATATCTGGCGTTGAGAGATGCAGGCAAGGCACATGGCTTATCTCTCTTTGGCGCGCGTGCCGTGGATTCAATGCGCATGGAAAAAGGGTTCCTGCATTGGAAAGCTGACTTGCTCACTGAATTTGATCCGTTTGAAACTGGGCTCTCCAGATTTGTGAATTTGGAGAAGTCAGACTTCATCGGTAAAGCAGCGCTGCTTGAGCGTCAGAAAGCTGGGCCACAGCGTAAACTGGTGACGTTGAGTGTGAACAGCACAACGCAACCGGCACATGGCGGCGCATCGGTTATGGTCGACGGCTCGGTTGTTGGTACCGT
- a CDS encoding DUF2852 domain-containing protein, with protein sequence MTSVATATPNTTHMGWFSRSEAWLDSKGKGAWIAAMVLGFVFFWPVGLALLFYMIWSKKGMFGKSCRKSKSRHRMHMMHSSGNTAFDAYRDETISRLEEEQANFEAFLERLREAKDKSEFDQFMDERAKKAAKEREEQSEDA encoded by the coding sequence ATGACATCTGTTGCCACCGCCACCCCAAACACCACTCATATGGGATGGTTTTCTCGGAGCGAGGCATGGCTGGACAGTAAGGGTAAAGGTGCCTGGATTGCCGCTATGGTTCTTGGCTTCGTCTTCTTCTGGCCGGTTGGCCTGGCCCTACTCTTCTATATGATCTGGAGCAAAAAAGGTATGTTCGGAAAATCCTGCCGCAAATCGAAGTCCCGCCATCGCATGCATATGATGCATTCTTCTGGCAACACAGCGTTTGACGCTTATCGCGACGAAACCATTTCGCGTCTGGAAGAAGAACAAGCAAACTTCGAAGCTTTCCTTGAGCGTCTGCGCGAAGCAAAGGACAAGTCTGAGTTTGACCAGTTCATGGATGAGCGTGCAAAAAAGGCTGCGAAAGAGCGCGAAGAGCAGTCTGAAGACGCATAA
- a CDS encoding RDD family protein, giving the protein MNTRAYALPDPQTQPEFYADVPVKRLIAWVIDMVLIGILSALVLPLTLFTGIFFFGVIFMIMSFVYRVVTIANGSATLGMRFVGIELRTQNGERFELGHAFLHTLAYHISWGFFILQIISMVLMMTTSRAQGLTDHFMGSVAINKAARY; this is encoded by the coding sequence ATGAACACCCGCGCTTACGCACTTCCTGACCCGCAAACTCAGCCAGAGTTTTATGCAGACGTTCCAGTGAAACGTTTGATTGCCTGGGTCATTGATATGGTCCTGATCGGCATTCTCAGCGCGCTGGTGCTGCCGCTGACACTATTTACAGGCATCTTCTTTTTTGGCGTGATCTTTATGATCATGAGCTTTGTCTACCGTGTCGTCACAATCGCCAATGGGTCTGCCACACTTGGCATGCGTTTTGTCGGCATCGAACTACGCACCCAAAATGGCGAGCGCTTTGAGCTTGGGCATGCCTTCCTGCACACGCTGGCCTATCATATTTCATGGGGCTTTTTCATCCTGCAGATCATTTCCATGGTTCTTATGATGACCACATCGCGCGCCCAAGGTCTGACCGACCACTTTATGGGCTCGGTCGCGATCAACAAGGCCGCGCGTTACTAA
- a CDS encoding arginyltransferase: MRHSLPLAPQFYVTAPQPCPYLPGRMERKLFTALQGDNAQELNDALSHQGFRRSQNVLYRPTCSDCGACLSARINVADFNITKSQRRILKRNQGLNRKATSPWATEEQYELFRTYLEARHADGGMADMDVFEFAAMIEETPIRSRVVEYVDEDSDDLVAVCLTDVFEDGVSMVYSFFSPNYQRNSLGTFLILDHIRIALEANLPYVYLGYWVPGSDKMGYQAKFSGLEVFAQGSWQKIEDPEDFDVEAMTQPREKISDQVANIGLPDTVFKG; encoded by the coding sequence ATGCGTCATTCGCTCCCACTTGCCCCTCAGTTTTATGTCACGGCACCGCAGCCGTGCCCGTATCTACCGGGGCGCATGGAGCGTAAGCTCTTTACCGCACTTCAGGGCGATAACGCGCAGGAACTCAACGATGCTTTGTCGCATCAAGGCTTTCGTCGTTCACAGAATGTGCTTTACCGGCCAACCTGCAGTGATTGCGGCGCCTGCCTGTCAGCCCGCATCAATGTTGCAGATTTCAATATCACCAAAAGCCAAAGACGCATCCTGAAACGCAATCAGGGACTAAACCGAAAGGCAACTTCTCCCTGGGCCACAGAAGAGCAGTATGAGCTTTTCCGCACCTATCTAGAGGCACGCCATGCCGATGGCGGTATGGCCGATATGGATGTCTTTGAGTTCGCGGCGATGATTGAAGAAACACCGATCCGCTCTCGAGTTGTTGAATATGTCGATGAGGATTCAGACGATCTGGTGGCCGTCTGTCTGACCGATGTCTTCGAAGATGGCGTTAGCATGGTCTACAGCTTCTTTAGCCCGAATTATCAGCGCAACTCACTTGGAACCTTCCTGATATTGGATCACATCCGCATCGCATTAGAAGCCAACCTGCCCTACGTCTATTTGGGCTATTGGGTGCCGGGCAGCGACAAGATGGGCTATCAGGCCAAGTTTTCTGGCCTTGAGGTCTTTGCACAGGGCAGCTGGCAAAAGATTGAAGATCCTGAAGACTTTGATGTCGAAGCAATGACCCAACCGAGAGAGAAAATCTCGGATCAAGTGGCCAATATTGGCTTGCCTGATACAGTTTTTAAGGGCTGA
- a CDS encoding YHS domain-containing (seleno)protein encodes MLTRRQTLALLTATPAALTMFPNMAIAQKPKVFQNPVAINAIDPIAYFEESKPVPGSADHTVVWNGAEWHFASRSNASKFESDPETYAPVFGGYCAFAASRGYLAPTIPEAWTIHEGKLYLNANLRAQELWRQDIPGNIAAGLKNWPGILG; translated from the coding sequence ATGCTGACACGCCGACAAACGCTTGCTCTTCTGACTGCGACACCTGCTGCGCTTACGATGTTTCCGAACATGGCAATAGCGCAAAAACCTAAGGTTTTTCAGAATCCGGTAGCGATCAATGCCATTGATCCGATTGCCTATTTTGAAGAGTCAAAACCGGTGCCGGGATCGGCAGATCATACAGTGGTTTGGAATGGCGCAGAGTGGCATTTTGCGAGCCGCAGCAATGCATCCAAGTTTGAATCTGACCCTGAAACCTATGCGCCAGTCTTTGGCGGCTACTGCGCTTTTGCCGCATCACGTGGCTATCTCGCCCCAACGATCCCGGAAGCCTGGACAATCCACGAAGGGAAGCTCTACCTCAACGCAAACCTTCGCGCGCAAGAACTATGGCGGCAGGACATTCCCGGTAACATCGCGGCTGGCTTGAAAAATTGGCCTGGAATTCTCGGCTGA
- a CDS encoding TRAP transporter large permease has product MLFGLDGVEIGLIIVFLCLFGGILSGFPVAFAIGGAGIIAFGIIAALDSAGLLIHQAIDTGSNAYNALISDGVNPDKISVFRYPELPTIAEPVFVSGWETALDRNLSFVVNRINERVLAGQSIETLLAVLMFVLMGITLERSKIANDLLTTMARVFGPLPGGLAVSVVVVGAFLAASTGIVGATVVTMGLLSLPTMLRNNYSPELATGVIAASGTLGQIIPPSIVIVLLGTLAGDLYSTAQETRAQLAGCTDALTYLGEPAVVSVGTLFQAALLPGIMLAFLYGFYAFGYAMLNPSKAPAVEFADSSAEVVTRNERLTWFVAAPVVLIGGLILLSSVNVVGGQNIIVDSFTDSGKTASLRTSVSEQCQASMIDLHGQEAWDIAVAEQAAIDEAGGVQDSRQLTEEERAEIFAERVANAAPIGSGLAIAMMFLALMMTTARGVAPSADTRPLLIGAAGVVLTLLVNAIWVTPTTSPGTALVMMILPILAALYGAKYAVALLGRNELLRVVFPPLVLIVAVLGSILGGITNPTPAAALGAGGAILLAAYRKLRENDQSGKVIIQGAFAIVIMLLVGVNFDLRIGQSDASLETWLAFLVAYGAYLFAMFGILYSCWTLFKYSVLSPVVRETAKVTSMVFTILIGSQILNLVVISFGGEHYIQQFLRSFDSELTVFLIVMLVLFVLGFVLDFLEIIYIVIPIVGPVIYGGTFDPKWVTIMVAVNLQTSFLTPPFGFALFYLRGVAPKSVTTTHIYRGVAPFVLIQVLGLAILWFFPSIVTILPNLIGN; this is encoded by the coding sequence ATGTTATTCGGACTTGATGGGGTCGAAATCGGCCTGATTATCGTCTTCCTTTGCCTCTTCGGGGGCATTCTATCGGGCTTCCCAGTGGCCTTTGCCATCGGTGGTGCAGGCATTATTGCCTTTGGCATTATCGCGGCATTGGACAGCGCGGGATTGCTTATTCACCAGGCGATCGACACCGGATCAAACGCCTATAATGCTTTGATTTCAGACGGGGTAAATCCTGATAAGATTTCGGTCTTCAGGTATCCTGAATTGCCCACAATTGCTGAACCGGTTTTTGTTTCAGGCTGGGAAACCGCGCTTGATCGCAACCTTTCCTTTGTTGTGAACCGGATTAACGAGCGTGTTCTGGCGGGACAATCCATCGAGACACTACTTGCGGTTCTAATGTTTGTTCTGATGGGCATCACGCTTGAGCGCTCCAAGATTGCAAACGATCTCTTGACCACTATGGCGCGTGTCTTCGGCCCGCTGCCGGGCGGTCTGGCTGTATCGGTTGTGGTTGTGGGTGCCTTCCTGGCGGCCTCAACAGGTATCGTGGGCGCGACAGTTGTCACCATGGGTCTGTTGTCTCTGCCAACCATGCTGCGCAATAACTACTCGCCTGAATTGGCAACAGGTGTGATTGCAGCCTCTGGTACGCTAGGTCAGATCATTCCGCCGTCCATCGTGATCGTTCTTTTGGGCACTTTGGCGGGTGATCTTTATTCTACAGCACAGGAGACCCGTGCACAGCTTGCCGGCTGTACGGACGCCTTGACCTATCTGGGCGAGCCTGCGGTTGTTTCGGTTGGGACGTTGTTCCAAGCGGCACTTCTGCCCGGTATCATGCTGGCCTTCCTCTATGGTTTCTATGCCTTTGGTTACGCGATGCTGAACCCATCCAAGGCACCAGCAGTTGAGTTCGCGGACTCCAGCGCTGAGGTGGTGACACGCAATGAGCGTCTGACTTGGTTTGTTGCTGCTCCAGTTGTTTTGATCGGCGGTTTAATCCTGCTGTCTTCCGTCAATGTCGTGGGCGGTCAGAACATTATCGTCGACAGTTTCACTGACAGCGGTAAAACGGCCAGCCTGCGGACCTCTGTAAGTGAGCAATGTCAGGCTTCGATGATTGATCTTCATGGTCAAGAAGCTTGGGATATAGCCGTTGCAGAACAGGCAGCCATCGATGAAGCAGGTGGTGTCCAGGACAGCCGTCAGCTGACAGAAGAGGAACGTGCAGAAATCTTTGCAGAGCGCGTTGCCAATGCCGCCCCGATTGGGTCCGGTCTGGCCATCGCAATGATGTTCCTTGCTCTGATGATGACAACAGCGCGCGGCGTTGCTCCAAGCGCTGATACTCGTCCACTGCTGATCGGTGCGGCCGGAGTTGTTTTGACCCTTCTGGTCAACGCGATCTGGGTCACACCGACCACATCACCGGGCACAGCTTTGGTGATGATGATCTTACCGATTCTCGCAGCTCTTTATGGTGCGAAATACGCGGTTGCTTTGCTGGGACGAAACGAGCTGCTGCGTGTGGTCTTCCCACCACTCGTATTGATTGTTGCAGTTCTCGGCTCCATCTTAGGTGGTATCACCAACCCAACCCCAGCTGCGGCTTTGGGGGCAGGGGGCGCGATCCTCTTGGCGGCGTACCGCAAACTGCGTGAAAACGATCAGTCCGGAAAAGTCATCATCCAAGGCGCCTTCGCGATTGTCATCATGTTGCTTGTGGGTGTGAACTTTGATCTGCGGATTGGTCAGTCTGATGCATCCTTGGAAACATGGCTCGCCTTCCTGGTTGCGTATGGCGCCTATCTCTTTGCGATGTTTGGGATTCTCTACAGCTGCTGGACCCTGTTTAAATACTCGGTTCTGTCACCTGTAGTGCGCGAAACGGCCAAGGTGACCTCCATGGTCTTTACCATCCTGATCGGGTCACAGATCCTGAACCTCGTGGTGATTTCCTTCGGTGGAGAGCATTACATCCAGCAGTTCCTGCGCTCCTTTGACAGCGAGCTGACGGTCTTCCTGATCGTGATGCTTGTCTTGTTTGTGCTGGGCTTCGTCCTCGACTTCCTTGAGATCATCTACATCGTGATCCCAATCGTCGGGCCGGTCATTTACGGTGGTACTTTTGATCCGAAGTGGGTCACGATCATGGTGGCTGTAAACCTGCAGACATCCTTCCTGACACCACCGTTTGGTTTCGCGCTGTTCTATCTGCGCGGGGTGGCACCGAAGAGCGTAACGACCACACATATCTACCGCGGTGTGGCGCCATTTGTTCTGATCCAGGTCCTGGGGCTGGCAATCCTGTGGTTCTTCCCATCGATTGTGACGATCCTGCCAAACCTAATCGGCAACTGA
- a CDS encoding TRAP transporter small permease subunit, with protein sequence MQDSGTASFGQVLSAIGEGVLWFVQNIAMAFYNIGYAITHPSLWLDWSNKEAIMRFIYYGGSVEFFFAVFSVILVTTFVGIWKRQVLWTVVRGLEGFANTIGRFFAWAGLLMVLQQIIIVFMQRIFTRPDLVFGFGIPVQFDISWWSEELKLYNAMIVALCATYTFVQGSHVRVDLIYSGVSRKTKKIIDMLGSLLFMMPVAVLTWMYGWFFLWRHLIVPKPSASDQLDRLLLKSRALRWNIETIGFSPNGFSAYFLFKILLVAFAGMVFLQAVAFFYRSYLEMVEGAESEGKYLDRDTLGEGEEAYEGTH encoded by the coding sequence ATGCAAGACTCTGGCACGGCCAGCTTTGGGCAGGTTCTGTCTGCCATCGGGGAAGGTGTACTCTGGTTTGTCCAGAACATCGCGATGGCCTTCTATAATATCGGATACGCAATCACTCATCCGTCGCTGTGGCTCGACTGGAGCAACAAAGAAGCCATTATGCGCTTCATCTACTACGGTGGATCGGTTGAGTTCTTCTTTGCCGTCTTCAGCGTCATTCTGGTGACAACGTTTGTGGGCATCTGGAAACGTCAGGTGCTTTGGACAGTTGTTCGCGGCCTAGAAGGCTTTGCAAACACAATCGGGCGTTTCTTTGCTTGGGCAGGCCTTCTGATGGTTCTGCAGCAGATTATCATCGTCTTTATGCAAAGGATTTTCACGCGGCCTGATCTGGTATTCGGCTTTGGTATTCCGGTGCAATTCGACATCAGCTGGTGGTCCGAAGAACTAAAGCTTTACAACGCGATGATCGTTGCTCTTTGCGCGACTTACACCTTTGTGCAAGGCAGTCACGTGCGGGTGGACTTGATCTATTCCGGTGTCTCACGAAAGACCAAAAAGATCATCGACATGCTGGGGTCTCTGCTCTTCATGATGCCAGTGGCTGTTCTGACATGGATGTATGGCTGGTTCTTCCTGTGGCGCCACCTGATCGTGCCGAAACCGTCAGCATCTGATCAGCTGGATCGTCTGCTTCTTAAATCGCGCGCGCTGCGCTGGAACATTGAAACCATCGGTTTCTCACCAAACGGCTTTAGCGCTTACTTCCTATTCAAAATTCTCCTGGTCGCCTTTGCGGGCATGGTTTTCTTGCAAGCCGTTGCCTTTTTCTACCGCTCTTACCTTGAGATGGTGGAAGGCGCTGAAAGCGAAGGAAAATACCTGGATCGAGACACGCTCGGCGAAGGTGAAGAAGCCTACGAAGGCACACACTGA
- a CDS encoding TRAP transporter substrate-binding protein translates to MDRRSFLKTSALAGTGAATLAAPAYAQGKRTLTMVTSWGRGLAGVFDAAQQSADMISALTDGQLTVDIKAAGELVGAFEVFDAVSSGQADMYHAAEYYFLNQHPAYAYFTGVPFGLTSTETNIWYYQGGGKELHDELGQIFGLKTFLAGNTGTQAGGWYRKEINSPDDFQGLKLRMPGLGGQAMGKLGASVQAIPGGEVYQALASGALDATEWIGPWADEKAGFQEITKFYYASGFHEPGVGLALATNRDVFEDLTPAQQTAIETAAAVTNQNNLALFIANHGPALQRLKSAGVKVLQFNDEIWDAFGRASIEVMDSYMDDELFAKIRNSAEASRGSTSGWISQSESVFVAQRDRVLGG, encoded by the coding sequence ATGGATCGTCGTTCTTTTCTAAAAACTTCTGCACTTGCCGGCACAGGCGCTGCAACACTTGCAGCACCAGCTTATGCACAAGGCAAACGCACACTGACTATGGTGACCTCTTGGGGTCGCGGTCTGGCAGGTGTGTTTGACGCGGCACAGCAAAGCGCAGACATGATCAGCGCACTGACAGACGGTCAGCTGACTGTCGACATCAAAGCAGCTGGCGAACTGGTTGGCGCGTTTGAAGTGTTTGACGCGGTATCTTCCGGTCAGGCCGATATGTACCACGCTGCGGAATACTACTTCCTGAACCAGCATCCAGCTTATGCGTATTTCACAGGTGTTCCATTTGGTCTGACATCGACTGAAACAAACATCTGGTACTACCAAGGTGGTGGTAAAGAGCTGCATGACGAGCTGGGTCAGATCTTTGGTCTGAAAACATTCCTGGCAGGTAACACAGGTACACAGGCTGGCGGTTGGTATCGCAAAGAGATCAACAGCCCAGATGACTTCCAAGGTCTGAAGCTGCGTATGCCGGGTCTTGGTGGCCAGGCGATGGGTAAACTTGGTGCATCCGTTCAAGCGATCCCAGGCGGCGAAGTGTATCAAGCACTGGCTTCCGGTGCTCTGGACGCAACCGAATGGATCGGCCCATGGGCGGATGAGAAGGCTGGTTTCCAGGAAATCACCAAGTTCTACTATGCTTCCGGTTTCCATGAGCCAGGCGTTGGTCTTGCACTCGCAACAAACCGCGACGTTTTCGAAGATTTGACACCTGCACAGCAGACAGCAATCGAAACCGCAGCGGCAGTTACAAACCAAAACAACCTTGCTCTGTTCATTGCGAACCACGGTCCAGCGCTGCAGCGTCTGAAGTCCGCGGGCGTAAAAGTTCTGCAGTTCAACGATGAAATCTGGGACGCGTTTGGTCGTGCGTCCATCGAAGTCATGGACAGCTATATGGATGATGAGCTCTTCGCGAAGATCCGTAACTCCGCAGAAGCATCTCGTGGTTCTACATCTGGCTGGATCAGCCAGTCTGAATCCGTATTTGTCGCACAGCGCGACCGCGTACTCGGCGGCTAA
- a CDS encoding cache domain-containing protein — MGAFLKNLRLSYGQKLFLLATLPLILAVAAISILVANQSRQMAEREIKELEVQLIEAKKDELKNYLALARNAFINIYGRAGPDDEEAQLLVSQILASMVYGNEGYFFVYDYEGNNLVSPRQTFLINRNWSGMNDREGVPITDELIRIARSGGGYHTYDWPKPSTNQPARMIAYVNGLQDWQWVIGTGVFIDDILVSVAAARAQVEARVQRTFLYIGAITLAAVLLVFVTGLIINIRERRLADAKLKKLTQRVFDAQEEERGRVARELHDGISQILVGVRYALDSARRRVKVGDNRAEDTLERGMDHLNTAIHEVRRISRDLRPGVLDDLGLGPALRALTEEFSERTGIETEFQTVVFRNRLNPDAKFSLYRIAQEALTNIERHAAATKISIDLRGHKRGATMRISDNGKGFPQPRKRGESVGGLGLRNMQERVEQLNGTLRVFSSKSGTVVVAEVPLSHILPPEQDGDTKMEAKA, encoded by the coding sequence ATGGGAGCATTTTTGAAAAACTTGCGGCTGTCTTACGGGCAAAAACTGTTTTTGCTTGCCACTTTGCCATTGATCTTGGCAGTGGCCGCGATCTCAATCTTGGTGGCCAATCAATCCCGACAAATGGCGGAACGTGAGATCAAAGAGCTCGAAGTCCAGTTGATTGAAGCAAAGAAAGACGAGCTGAAGAACTATCTGGCGCTCGCTCGTAACGCCTTCATCAATATCTACGGACGCGCCGGACCCGATGACGAAGAGGCTCAACTGCTTGTCAGCCAGATCCTCGCATCAATGGTTTACGGCAATGAAGGGTACTTCTTTGTCTATGATTACGAAGGCAATAATCTCGTCAGCCCGCGCCAGACCTTTCTGATCAATCGGAATTGGAGTGGTATGAATGACCGTGAAGGCGTGCCTATCACGGATGAGCTCATTCGCATCGCGCGCTCTGGCGGTGGCTATCACACCTATGATTGGCCAAAACCCAGTACAAATCAGCCCGCTCGCATGATTGCTTATGTCAATGGCTTGCAGGATTGGCAGTGGGTCATCGGCACCGGTGTCTTCATTGATGATATTCTGGTTTCTGTTGCCGCCGCCCGTGCGCAGGTTGAAGCCCGTGTTCAACGCACCTTCCTTTATATCGGCGCGATCACCCTCGCGGCTGTGCTGCTGGTATTTGTCACAGGACTGATAATTAACATTCGTGAACGCCGCCTAGCAGATGCAAAGCTGAAGAAGCTGACCCAGCGAGTCTTTGATGCCCAAGAAGAAGAGCGCGGGCGCGTTGCCCGGGAACTTCATGATGGGATTTCTCAGATACTGGTCGGTGTGCGTTATGCGCTGGATTCTGCGCGTCGACGCGTAAAAGTCGGCGACAATCGCGCAGAAGATACACTGGAACGCGGTATGGATCACCTCAATACAGCGATTCACGAAGTTCGACGTATTTCTCGTGACCTGCGCCCCGGTGTCTTGGATGACCTGGGCTTGGGCCCTGCCCTGCGTGCTTTGACAGAAGAATTCAGCGAACGCACGGGGATTGAAACCGAATTCCAGACCGTTGTGTTCCGAAACAGGCTCAACCCAGATGCAAAGTTTTCGCTCTATCGCATTGCTCAAGAAGCTTTAACTAATATTGAGCGTCACGCAGCAGCCACAAAGATTTCGATTGATCTCAGAGGCCATAAACGCGGCGCCACCATGCGCATCAGCGATAATGGCAAAGGCTTCCCGCAGCCGCGCAAACGCGGCGAGAGCGTTGGCGGCCTGGGCTTAAGAAATATGCAAGAACGCGTAGAGCAGCTGAATGGTACGCTCCGTGTCTTTTCCAGTAAAAGTGGCACAGTGGTGGTCGCTGAGGTTCCCCTCAGCCACATCCTGCCCCCAGAACAAGACGGCGATACGAAGATGGAGGCCAAAGCATGA